In the Alligator mississippiensis isolate rAllMis1 chromosome 7, rAllMis1, whole genome shotgun sequence genome, one interval contains:
- the IRF9 gene encoding interferon regulatory factor 9 isoform X3, with protein MLAAPLTPRAPSPAVPLTPDPQRPWRSVSLCWVQLAWQSRDFREREWSLRGTRAGARPGCAGRGWARPGQRDRTPAQTERRAGTARMALSQVRSTRRLRQWVLEQLASGQFPGVVWDDPPDCTMFRIPWKHAGKQDFRDDEDAAFFKAWAQFKGRGGPGNVGGPAAWKTRLRCALNKSPEFEEVPKRSRLDATEPYKVYRLLPVGTHPASKTPRRGARQAKGGCSDPNLALAGGTVALAGGTGGPTLNTVTLDQCPEEPTADGSRSSEDSGIDACKPDLDPGTPSPSLTETSFDVTLELSSMPLGLQPLAPQALRLVLLYSGACVHQTWLPPGEFLVTPAPGEGLLPRVALPPATPATVPDAQRRQATAALLAKLHRGLLLSSRTKGIYVQRRARVPLGWARAPAIDLDGPVHLFSAQDFRHALEQHQQGLGPCPEHCVTLCLGEELAPHDQPQDKLITLQMEQAFALELLKLPMVTEEPSCLISLP; from the exons ATGCTTGcagcgcccctcactccccgTGCCCCGAGCCctgcggtgcccctcactcccgacccgcagcgcCCCTGGCGGTCGGTCTCCCTGTGCTGGGTGCAGCTGGCCTGGCAGTCACGTGATTtcagggaaagggagtggagccTCAGAGGAACCCGGGCgggggccaggccgggctgcGCCGGGCGGGGTTGGGCCAGGCCGGGGCAGAGGGACAGGACACCCGCGCAGACAGAGCGACGGGCGGGCACTGCCAG GATGGCGTTGAGTCAGGTGCGCTCCACACGGCGCCTGCGGCAgtgggtgctggagcagctggccagCGGGCAGTTCCCAGGGGTGGTCTGGGACGACCCCCCCGACTGCACCATGTTCCGCATCCCCTGGAAGCATGCGGGGAAGCAGGATTTTCGGGACGACGAGGACGCCGCCTTTTTCAAG GCGTGGGCACAATTCAAGGGCCGGGGGGGGCCGGGCAATGTGGGAGGCCCGGCTGCTTGGAAGACACGGCTGCGCTGCGCCCTCAACAAGAGCCCCGAATTTGAGGAGGTACCGAAACGCTCCCGCCTTGATGCCACAGAGCCTTACAAAGTGTACCGCCTCCTGCCGGTCGGCACTCACCCCG CAAGCAAGACCCCTCGGCGAGGAGCCCGGCAGGCGAAGGGAGGGTGCTCAGACCCCAACCTGGCTCTAGCAGGAGGCACGGTGGCTCTAGCAGGAGGCACGGGGGGGCCCACCCTCAACACGGTCACCCTG gaCCAGTGTCCGGAGGAGCCCACGGCTGATGGTTCCCGCAGCTCCGAGGACTCTGGCATCGACGCCTGTAAGCCTGACCTGGACCCTGGCACCCCAT CCCCAAGCCTGACGGAGACCAGCTTTGATGTCACCCTGGAGCTATCCTCCAtgcccctggggctccagccactgG CCCCCCAGGCACTGCGGCTGGTACTGCTGTACAGCGGGGCGTGCGTGCACCAGACCTGGCTGCCGCCCGGCGAGTTCCTGGTGACGCCAGCacctggggaggggctgcttccccgtGTAGCCCTGCCGCccgccaccccagccactgtgccgGATGCCCAGCGCCGCcaggccactgctgccctgctggccaAGCTGCATCGAGGGCTCCTGCTCAGCAGCAGGACTAAGGGAATCTATGTGCAGCGCCGGGCACGCGTGCccttgggctgggccagggcccctGCCATCGACCTTGATGGCCCCGTGCACCTCTTCAGCGCCCAGGACTTCCGCCACG ctctggagcagcaccagcagggcctgggcccaTGCCCTGAGCACTGCGTCACCCTGTGCCTGGGTGAGGAGTTGGCACCCCACGATCAGCCCCAAGACAAGCTCATCACCCTCCAG ATGGAGCAGGCTTTTGCCTTGGAGCTGCTGAAGCTGCCCATGGTGACAGAAGAGCCCTCCTGCCTCATTAGCCTGCCCTGA
- the REC8 gene encoding meiotic recombination protein REC8 homolog, whose amino-acid sequence MFYYPNVLQRHRGRFATIWLAATGGTKLVKREYLKVNVAQTCQEILAFVLVQVPPPVPGAPRPRFSLYLSAQLQYGVVCVYSRQCHYLIEEIQQTLERLHRSQQQIRIDMVDLEQPGLLLPDNLAAMEALEDAPEPFFGVMEPPLPSPRCIPQIRHLLEAPTPERPLPQPPSSPLTVSPEAITLREPEPITLLEIEGEQDLPEVTARELALLAQLEDEALLPPPLPPEPPKEPEGLPQPSSPTRLSPELPAPVPLEMSPKLEPHLLPPASPPAPRPRPPPSPELELEAYELPRRARRQLLFDTETQIPRHELQRQLLDPQVHCQPLVLLKAPGLRRQSPAELLNAPTYGWMPPELQELWQRCAHLQQVDYAGLREAEEPRAEPPSELEVLREVLEPSLPPAVSSEISLETTEEEPARPSLLPPEERRLPTEAEAVLPVVPEVSELTLELPPDKEALTLATLHRWVGAELERMTYVDFAALVPAGASRAIASRVFSLCLDLCRLQLVHLEQAQPYGPIMLYPGARFQPR is encoded by the exons ATGTTCTACTACCCCAATGTGCTGCAGCGCCATAGAGGCCGCTTCGCCACCATCTG GCTGGCGGCGACAGGTGGCACAAAGCTGGTGAAGAGGGAGTACCTGAAGGTGAACGTGGCCCAGACATG CCAGGAGATCCTGGCGTTTGTGCTGGTGCAGGTGCCGCCCCCAGTGCCTGGAGCGCCCCGGCCCCGCTTCTCGCTCTACCTGTCAGCCCAGCTACAGTATGGCGTGGTGTGCGTCTACAGCCGCCAGTGCCACTACCTGATTG AAGAGATCCAGCAGACCCTGGAGCGCCTGCATCGCTCCCAGCAGCAGATCCGCATCGACATGGTCGAcctggagca gccagggctgctgctcccTGACAACCTGGCAGCGATGGAAGCCCTGGAAGACGCACCTGAGCCCTTCTTTGGAGTGATGGAGCCGCCCTTGCCCAGCCCCCGCTGCATCCCCCAG ATCCGCCATCTCCTGGAGGCCCCAACGCCCGAGCGGCCTCTCCCACAGCCGCCCT cctccccactcacAGTGTCACCTGAAGCCATCACCCTGAGGGAGCCCGAGCCCATCACCCTGCTGGAGATTGag ggtGAGCAAGATCTGCCCGAGGTGACAGCACGGGAACTGGCCTTACTGGCACAGCTGGAAGATgaggccctgctgcctcccccgctcccccctg agcCCCCCAAGGAGCCCGAGGGACTtccccagccttcctcccccacccg gcTGAGCCCAGAGCTCCCAGCTCCAGTTCCCCTGGAGATGAGCCCCAAACTGGAGCCCCACTTgctaccccctgccagccccccagccccccggccccggcccccgcccaGCCCTGAG ctggagctggaggcctaCGAGCTGCCCCGGCGTGCCCGGCGTCAGCTGCTGTTTGACACAGAGACCCAGATCCCCCGTCATGAGCTGCAGCGCCAGCTACTGGATCCCCAGGTCCACTGCCAGCCTCTG GTGCTGCTGAAAGCCCCGGGCCTGAGGAGGCAGAGCCCCGCTGAGCTGCTCAATGCCCCCACCTATG GCTGGAtgccccctgagctgcaggagttGTGGCAGCGCTGCGCCCACTTGCAGCAGGTTGACTATGCAGGGCTGCGGGAGGCCGAGGAGCCTCGGGCCGAGCCCCCCAGTGAGCTTGAG GTGCTGCGGGAGGTGCTGGAGCCCAGCCTGCCACCAGCCGTGTCCTCAG AGATCTCGCTGGAGACCACTGAGGAGGAGCCGGCACGGCCCAGCCTACTGCCCCCTGAAGAGCGGAG gctccccacagaggCCGAGGCGGTGCTGCCAGTGGTGCCCGAAGTGTCCGAGCTGACCCTGGAGTTGCCCCCTGACAAGGAGGCCCTCACCCTTGCCACCCTACACAG gtgggttggggcagagCTGGAGCGCATGACGTACGTGGACTTTGCTGCCCTGGTGCCTGCTGGGGCCTCACGGGCCATCGCCAGCCGTGTCTTTTCCTTGTGCCTGG atctctgcaggctgcagctggtgcaccTGGAGCAGGCCCAACCCTATGGCCCCATCATGCTGTATCCTGGTGCCCGCTTCCAGCCCAGGTGA
- the IRF9 gene encoding interferon regulatory factor 9 isoform X2 has product MALSQVRSTRRLRQWVLEQLASGQFPGVVWDDPPDCTMFRIPWKHAGKQDFRDDEDAAFFKAWAQFKGRGGPGNVGGPAAWKTRLRCALNKSPEFEEVPKRSRLDATEPYKVYRLLPVGTHPASKTPRRGARQAKGGCSDPNLALAGGTVALAGGTGGPTLNTVTLDQCPEEPTADGSRSSEDSGIDACKPDLDPGTPSPSLTETSFDVTLELSSMPLGLQPLAPQALRLVLLYSGACVHQTWLPPGEFLVTPAPGEGLLPRVALPPATPATVPDAQRRQATAALLAKLHRGLLLSSRTKGIYVQRRARVPLGWARAPAIDLDGPVHLFSAQDFRHALEQHQQGLGPCPEHCVTLCLGEELAPHDQPQDKLITLQMEQAFALELLKLPMVTEEPSCLISLP; this is encoded by the exons ATGGCGTTGAGTCAGGTGCGCTCCACACGGCGCCTGCGGCAgtgggtgctggagcagctggccagCGGGCAGTTCCCAGGGGTGGTCTGGGACGACCCCCCCGACTGCACCATGTTCCGCATCCCCTGGAAGCATGCGGGGAAGCAGGATTTTCGGGACGACGAGGACGCCGCCTTTTTCAAG GCGTGGGCACAATTCAAGGGCCGGGGGGGGCCGGGCAATGTGGGAGGCCCGGCTGCTTGGAAGACACGGCTGCGCTGCGCCCTCAACAAGAGCCCCGAATTTGAGGAGGTACCGAAACGCTCCCGCCTTGATGCCACAGAGCCTTACAAAGTGTACCGCCTCCTGCCGGTCGGCACTCACCCCG CAAGCAAGACCCCTCGGCGAGGAGCCCGGCAGGCGAAGGGAGGGTGCTCAGACCCCAACCTGGCTCTAGCAGGAGGCACGGTGGCTCTAGCAGGAGGCACGGGGGGGCCCACCCTCAACACGGTCACCCTG gaCCAGTGTCCGGAGGAGCCCACGGCTGATGGTTCCCGCAGCTCCGAGGACTCTGGCATCGACGCCTGTAAGCCTGACCTGGACCCTGGCACCCCAT CCCCAAGCCTGACGGAGACCAGCTTTGATGTCACCCTGGAGCTATCCTCCAtgcccctggggctccagccactgG CCCCCCAGGCACTGCGGCTGGTACTGCTGTACAGCGGGGCGTGCGTGCACCAGACCTGGCTGCCGCCCGGCGAGTTCCTGGTGACGCCAGCacctggggaggggctgcttccccgtGTAGCCCTGCCGCccgccaccccagccactgtgccgGATGCCCAGCGCCGCcaggccactgctgccctgctggccaAGCTGCATCGAGGGCTCCTGCTCAGCAGCAGGACTAAGGGAATCTATGTGCAGCGCCGGGCACGCGTGCccttgggctgggccagggcccctGCCATCGACCTTGATGGCCCCGTGCACCTCTTCAGCGCCCAGGACTTCCGCCACG ctctggagcagcaccagcagggcctgggcccaTGCCCTGAGCACTGCGTCACCCTGTGCCTGGGTGAGGAGTTGGCACCCCACGATCAGCCCCAAGACAAGCTCATCACCCTCCAG ATGGAGCAGGCTTTTGCCTTGGAGCTGCTGAAGCTGCCCATGGTGACAGAAGAGCCCTCCTGCCTCATTAGCCTGCCCTGA
- the IRF9 gene encoding interferon regulatory factor 9 isoform X1 codes for MLAAPLTPRAPSPAVPLTPDPQRPWRSVSLCWVQLAWQSRDFREREWSLRGTRAGARPGCAGRGWARPGQRDRTPAQTERRAGTARMALSQVRSTRRLRQWVLEQLASGQFPGVVWDDPPDCTMFRIPWKHAGKQDFRDDEDAAFFKAWAQFKGRGGPGNVGGPAAWKTRLRCALNKSPEFEEVPKRSRLDATEPYKVYRLLPVGTHPASKTPRRGARQAKGGCSDPNLALAGGTVALAGGTGGPTLNTVTLDQCPEEPTADGSRSSEDSGIDASPSLTETSFDVTLELSSMPLGLQPLAPQALRLVLLYSGACVHQTWLPPGEFLVTPAPGEGLLPRVALPPATPATVPDAQRRQATAALLAKLHRGLLLSSRTKGIYVQRRARVPLGWARAPAIDLDGPVHLFSAQDFRHALEQHQQGLGPCPEHCVTLCLGEELAPHDQPQDKLITLQMEQAFALELLKLPMVTEEPSCLISLP; via the exons ATGCTTGcagcgcccctcactccccgTGCCCCGAGCCctgcggtgcccctcactcccgacccgcagcgcCCCTGGCGGTCGGTCTCCCTGTGCTGGGTGCAGCTGGCCTGGCAGTCACGTGATTtcagggaaagggagtggagccTCAGAGGAACCCGGGCgggggccaggccgggctgcGCCGGGCGGGGTTGGGCCAGGCCGGGGCAGAGGGACAGGACACCCGCGCAGACAGAGCGACGGGCGGGCACTGCCAG GATGGCGTTGAGTCAGGTGCGCTCCACACGGCGCCTGCGGCAgtgggtgctggagcagctggccagCGGGCAGTTCCCAGGGGTGGTCTGGGACGACCCCCCCGACTGCACCATGTTCCGCATCCCCTGGAAGCATGCGGGGAAGCAGGATTTTCGGGACGACGAGGACGCCGCCTTTTTCAAG GCGTGGGCACAATTCAAGGGCCGGGGGGGGCCGGGCAATGTGGGAGGCCCGGCTGCTTGGAAGACACGGCTGCGCTGCGCCCTCAACAAGAGCCCCGAATTTGAGGAGGTACCGAAACGCTCCCGCCTTGATGCCACAGAGCCTTACAAAGTGTACCGCCTCCTGCCGGTCGGCACTCACCCCG CAAGCAAGACCCCTCGGCGAGGAGCCCGGCAGGCGAAGGGAGGGTGCTCAGACCCCAACCTGGCTCTAGCAGGAGGCACGGTGGCTCTAGCAGGAGGCACGGGGGGGCCCACCCTCAACACGGTCACCCTG gaCCAGTGTCCGGAGGAGCCCACGGCTGATGGTTCCCGCAGCTCCGAGGACTCTGGCATCGACGCCT CCCCAAGCCTGACGGAGACCAGCTTTGATGTCACCCTGGAGCTATCCTCCAtgcccctggggctccagccactgG CCCCCCAGGCACTGCGGCTGGTACTGCTGTACAGCGGGGCGTGCGTGCACCAGACCTGGCTGCCGCCCGGCGAGTTCCTGGTGACGCCAGCacctggggaggggctgcttccccgtGTAGCCCTGCCGCccgccaccccagccactgtgccgGATGCCCAGCGCCGCcaggccactgctgccctgctggccaAGCTGCATCGAGGGCTCCTGCTCAGCAGCAGGACTAAGGGAATCTATGTGCAGCGCCGGGCACGCGTGCccttgggctgggccagggcccctGCCATCGACCTTGATGGCCCCGTGCACCTCTTCAGCGCCCAGGACTTCCGCCACG ctctggagcagcaccagcagggcctgggcccaTGCCCTGAGCACTGCGTCACCCTGTGCCTGGGTGAGGAGTTGGCACCCCACGATCAGCCCCAAGACAAGCTCATCACCCTCCAG ATGGAGCAGGCTTTTGCCTTGGAGCTGCTGAAGCTGCCCATGGTGACAGAAGAGCCCTCCTGCCTCATTAGCCTGCCCTGA